In Candidatus Limnocylindrales bacterium, a single window of DNA contains:
- a CDS encoding amidohydrolase family protein, giving the protein MQRILLIILILDLALFKGVIGVQAAELPIFDAHIHYSQDAWEVVSPKEAIALLRKAGVIRALVSSSNDEGTQKLYAEAPDLIIPELRPYRKRGEISSWIHDESVLAYLEERLKKYSYVAIGEFHVSGADADLPVVRRTVQLAKQHGLLLHAHSDADAVERMFRQDPEARILWAHAGFERPSRVGEMMRRYKNLWADLAVRRDVAPNDQVTPEWREIFLEFPDRFMIGTDTYVPDRWNVVVSNANWARRWLAGLPSEVAERIAYKNGETLLTAAFLKRR; this is encoded by the coding sequence ATGCAAAGAATCCTTCTGATCATTTTAATACTGGACCTGGCTTTATTTAAGGGGGTCATAGGTGTGCAGGCAGCCGAGCTACCCATCTTCGATGCGCATATTCATTATAGCCAGGATGCCTGGGAGGTGGTATCACCAAAAGAGGCGATTGCGCTCTTACGAAAGGCCGGCGTGATACGGGCGCTTGTGTCAAGTTCTAACGATGAGGGGACCCAGAAGCTCTATGCAGAAGCCCCTGATTTGATTATCCCGGAGCTAAGGCCTTACCGTAAGCGTGGAGAAATCTCCAGTTGGATCCACGATGAGTCGGTCCTTGCCTATCTGGAGGAACGGTTGAAAAAATATTCGTACGTTGCCATTGGAGAGTTCCATGTAAGTGGGGCAGATGCAGATCTGCCGGTGGTACGTCGCACGGTTCAGCTTGCGAAGCAACACGGTCTCCTATTACACGCACATTCCGATGCAGATGCGGTGGAGCGAATGTTCCGTCAGGATCCGGAGGCACGGATCTTATGGGCACATGCCGGATTTGAGCGACCTTCTCGCGTAGGTGAGATGATGCGCCGCTACAAGAATTTGTGGGCCGATCTGGCAGTTCGCCGTGATGTGGCTCCAAACGACCAGGTAACACCTGAGTGGCGGGAGATCTTTCTTGAATTTCCCGACCGTTTCATGATCGGTACGGATACCTACGTGCCCGATCGTTGGAATGTGGTTGTTTCAAATGCCAACTGGGCTCGCAGGTGGCTGGCCGGACTACCTTCGGAAGTTGCCGAGCGTATTGCTTACAAAAATGGTGAAACGTTGCTTACAGCCGCATTCTTGAAGCGGCGTTAA
- a CDS encoding nucleoside hydrolase, which yields MYPEISLTQRLELLKPPQHRVSMVLDTDPYNEMDDQFAIVYSLLAPERLNVKAIYAAPFANARSGNDEKRGMEKSYEVAKEILGKLQGPQLPHIPPVFRGSDRWVSEDNAGFKGTAIRSEAAEHLIHLVETQPEGELLYVVGIAAITNIASAILLKPEIIRKMVVVWLAGHPYNYYNTDEFNLRQDIYASRVVLDCGVPLVRIPCRNVAEHLLLTVEEVENRLKGRGEIGNYLYKAYHEYLEEKKFISRPIWDMAPIAWLVNPTWVETIIIPSPLLTVSPLQTEGYFTPFLTQKLTFEKNRKAYCTWNNDPRRHLIREAYRLNRDAIFQDFYHRLDKYRGVGKVEN from the coding sequence ATGTACCCTGAAATTTCCCTTACTCAACGCTTAGAATTGCTTAAACCACCTCAACATAGAGTCTCCATGGTCCTCGATACCGATCCCTACAATGAAATGGATGATCAATTTGCCATCGTCTACTCACTGCTGGCGCCAGAACGCCTGAATGTAAAGGCCATTTATGCAGCTCCATTTGCCAATGCCCGATCGGGAAACGATGAAAAACGTGGCATGGAGAAAAGTTACGAAGTGGCAAAAGAAATATTGGGTAAGCTGCAAGGACCCCAATTACCTCATATCCCTCCGGTATTTCGAGGATCTGACCGATGGGTTTCCGAGGATAATGCAGGATTTAAGGGCACAGCCATTAGGAGTGAAGCAGCAGAGCATCTGATCCATCTGGTCGAAACCCAACCAGAAGGCGAACTCCTCTATGTGGTCGGTATTGCGGCCATCACGAATATTGCCTCGGCCATTCTGCTCAAGCCGGAAATTATCCGAAAAATGGTAGTAGTCTGGCTTGCCGGCCATCCCTATAACTATTACAACACCGACGAGTTCAATCTACGACAGGATATTTATGCTTCGCGGGTAGTTCTGGATTGCGGGGTCCCACTTGTACGGATACCCTGTCGTAATGTGGCTGAACATTTGCTTCTAACCGTGGAGGAGGTGGAGAATCGCCTTAAAGGACGAGGTGAAATCGGGAACTATCTTTATAAAGCGTACCATGAATATCTCGAAGAGAAGAAGTTCATTTCCAGGCCTATCTGGGACATGGCTCCTATTGCCTGGCTTGTTAATCCTACGTGGGTCGAGACGATAATTATTCCCAGTCCGCTCCTCACGGTCAGCCCGCTGCAAACCGAAGGCTACTTCACCCCCTTCCTGACCCAAAAACTAACGTTTGAGAAAAACAGAAAAGCTTATTGTACCTGGAACAACGATCCACGTCGTCATTTGATCCGAGAAGCTTACAGGTTGAATCGGGACGCTATCTTCCAGGACTTCTACCATCGATTGGATAAATACAGGGGGGTTGGAAAAGTTGAAAATTAA
- a CDS encoding putative toxin-antitoxin system toxin component, PIN family, giving the protein MVKPVIVLDTNVFVAAGFNPESSSAQILEQIRGGQIRMVWNEQIRQEIQHILRKIPHLSWEQVSTLFKEEDYYTGETHFDKFNFITDPDDRKFVALSEATGAVLITMDHDLLSIRNEVSIPILTPGEFLSHSTQFIR; this is encoded by the coding sequence ATGGTAAAACCTGTAATAGTTCTAGATACCAATGTCTTTGTCGCGGCAGGTTTTAACCCGGAAAGTTCATCGGCGCAGATCCTCGAACAGATAAGGGGTGGACAGATCCGAATGGTTTGGAATGAACAGATCCGGCAGGAAATTCAGCATATTCTTCGGAAGATCCCCCATCTCTCCTGGGAACAGGTATCCACTTTATTCAAAGAAGAAGATTACTACACGGGCGAAACCCATTTTGATAAATTTAACTTTATCACCGATCCGGACGATCGAAAGTTTGTAGCCCTTTCGGAAGCTACCGGAGCGGTCCTGATTACCATGGATCACGATCTTTTGAGTATTCGTAATGAGGTATCGATACCCATTCTGACACCTGGTGAGTTCTTGAGTCATTCAACTCAATTCATCAGGTAG